The following proteins are encoded in a genomic region of Necator americanus strain Aroian chromosome II, whole genome shotgun sequence:
- a CDS encoding hypothetical protein (NECATOR_CHRII.G7428.T1): MVAVHVHEMQVSPENATSGDHAVDNKRRPTASVRQRLQRAAVNMRNPNFLFKLSLFVLAHIWAVMASVHNFPKAQPFLLMLGLCWIASLHYIFGSYATPTKESKCFKQLKRLIIEMKDYQWTPMIACSAFATCLAIFLAIDTSSERSRLFGLLGIAFFILLLVALSTERSKIKWQTVGWGFLLQFCFGMISLRWKWGSHKFQQFADLTVDFLELTNKGTEFVYGFLAKPPAICEISPVFVFTALQVLVFFASVVTLLYYYGIIQWLLRRMAIVMQLTLGTTAVESLNACACVFLGQAESALLIRPYLEKQTASELHAIMTSGFSCIAGSLFAAYVSFGACPKYLLSSTIMSAPGSLACSKIMFPENEESQVETVADLDLPESEESNPLECISNGAMAGIHLVVAIAANLVAVLALLGLVDSTLYYFGDLIGQGPWSLEHLLGYLMFPVAFVMGVTSDVQETLHVARLIGTKTAVNEFIAYKKLGDLISSPSQKLSPRSAMIATYALCGFSNFCTIGIALGILGGLAPSKKQVLSETIFRALLTGCVCCLYTATLAGILVHDPELCRPSNAAMTCFSIANELNKSTSISK, encoded by the exons ATGGTTGCAGTCCACGTGCACGAAATGCag GTTTCCCCTGAAAATGCCACTTCAGGAGACCATGCCGTAGACAACAAGAGAAGACCTACAGCCAGCGTTCGACAGCGGCTGCAGCGTGCTGCAGTCAATATGAGGAACCCAAATTTCCTATTCAAACTATCTCTTTTCGTTCTGGCGCATATCTGGGCAG TAATGGCTTCCGTTCACAATTTTCCAAAAGCCCAACCGTTTCTTTTAATGCTTGGCCTCTGTTGGATAGCGTCGCTTCATTACATCTTCGGCTCTTACGCAACTCCAACGAAAGAGAGCAAGTGTTTCAAGCAGCTCAAGAGACTAATTATTGAAATGAAAGATTATCAGTGGACGCCCAT gattGCGTGCTCTGCTTTTGCAACATGTTTAGCCATATTCCTGGCTATTGATACTAGCTCCGAGAGATCACGCCTCTTCGGCCTACTAGGGATAGCTTTCTTCATACTACTTCTAGTCGCACTTTCTACAGAACGCTCGAAG ATAAAATGGCAGACCGTTGGATGGGGATTTTTACTGCAGTTTTGTTTCGGCATGATTTCACTGCGATGGAAATGGGGTTCTCATAAGTTCCAGCAATTCGCGGATTTGACGGTGGATTTCCTCGAACTAACAAACAAAG GTACCGAATTTGTCTATGGTTTTCTTGCAAAACCTCCAGCGATTTGCGAAATTTCTCCAGTGTTCGTATTCACG GCACTCCAAGTGTTAGtgttttttgcttctgttGTTACGCTACTCTACTACTACGGCATCATCCAGTGGCTACTCAGACGAATGGCAATTGTTATGCAACTGACATTGGGCACCACAGCGGTGGAATCATTAAACGCTTGTGCATGCGTTTTTCTTGGTCAG gCGGAGTCGGCTCTGCTGATACGTCCCTACTTGGAGAAACAGACCGCTTCCGAATTGCATGCTATCATGACAAGTGGCTTTTCTTGTATTGCCGGATCTTTATTCGCCGCCTACGTTTCTTTTGGTGCATGTCCCAA GTACCTACTGTCCTCTACGATAATGTCCGCCCCCGGATCACTCGCGTGCTCAAAAATCATGTTTCCAGAAAACGAAGAGAGTCAGGTTGAAACGGTGGCTGACTTAGATCTTCCGGAAAG TGAGGAGTCGAATCCGTTGGAGTGCATATCAAACGGTGCGATGGCAGGTATACATCTTGTCGTGGCCATAGCAGCAAATCTTGTTGCTGTACTTGCACTATTGGGACTTGTTGACAGTACTCTTTATTATTTCGGAGATCTTATAGGACAGGGACCGTGGAGTTTGGAG CATTTGTTGGGATATTTGATGTTCCCTGTCGCGTTCGTAATGGGCGTGACAAGCGATGTCCAAGAAACTCTTCATGTTGCACGTCTCATCGGAACGAAGACGGCTGTCAATGAATTCATCGCTTACAAAAAACTCGGAGACTTGATCTCATCACCGTCTCAGAAGCTGAGT CCACGATCAGCTATGATTGCTACATACGCATTATGTGGATTCTCCAACTTCTGTACGATTGGAATAGCACTAGGAATCTTAG GTGGCTTGGCTCCTTCCAAGAAACAGGTGCTCTCTGAAACTATATTCCGTGCTCTGCTCACGGGTTGTGTGTGCTGCCTCTATACCGCCACTCTTGCAG GGATATTAGTGCACGATCCAGAACTATGTCGACCTTCAAATGCGGCGATGACGTGCTTCAGTATTGCCAATGAACTGAATAAGTCAACTTCAATTAGTAAATAA
- a CDS encoding hypothetical protein (NECATOR_CHRII.G7429.T1) produces MSVRSKAPESDLSFGACNQITRVYSVKPTASRKIRETKGLCIHEFYNYTYDTLVGNKFLTPEKSHVLQYRSRKDGFTRSYGLPKLKRTRMTICVYNARTPALKALIRDLMMQARKTKYKIIGLNGQDHGTPLNAVYETEGELFLGTCDIRGVGAFVNK; encoded by the coding sequence ATGTCGGTCCGATCAAAAGCTCCAGAGTCAGATCTGAGCTTCGGAGCCTGCAATCAAATTACCCGTGTCTATTCGGTAAAACCCACCGCATCCCGCAAAATCCGTGAAACCAAAGGCTTATGTATCCATGAGTTCTATAATTATACTTACGATACATTAGTAGGAAACAAGTTTCTGACTCCGGAGAAAAGCCACGTACTGCAGTACCGTAGTAGGAAAGACGGATTTACCAGGTCATATGGGTTACCGAAACTGAAGAGGACAAGGATGACGATCTGCGTTTACAACGCACGTACGCCTGCACTGAAAGCCCTCATCAGGGATCTGATGATGCAGGCCAGAAAGACTAAATACAAAATTATCGGACTGAACGGACAAGACCACGGCACCCCTCTAAATGCAGTATACGAGACAGAGGGAGAATTGTTCTTGGGAACATGCGATATTAGAGGAGTTGGTGCCTTTGTCAACAAATAG
- a CDS encoding hypothetical protein (NECATOR_CHRII.G7430.T1) yields MAAAGTQQPAQGDQNFDYMFKLLIIGNSSVGKTSFLFRYCDDSFTSAFVSTVGIDFKVKTVFRGDKRVKLQIWDTAGQERYRTITTAYYRGAMGFILMYDITNEESFNSVQDWCTQIKTYSWENAQVVLVGNKCDMDGERVVSIERGKQLADQLGLEFFETSAKENINVKAVFEKLVEIICDKMAESLDKDPQQQPKGQRLDATTNQKPPTQQCNC; encoded by the exons atggcGGCCGCTGGGACACAGCAACCAGCTCAAGGTGACCAAAACTTCGATTATATGTTCAAG TTGCTGATCATCGGCAACTCATCTGTGGGGAAAACCTCGTTTTTATTTCGTTACTGTGATGACTCATTCACATCCGCATTTGTGTCTACAGTAGGAATAGATTTTAAG GTGAAAACAGTGTTTAGAGGAGACAAACGTGTCAAACTACAAATATGG GATACGGCTGGACAAGAACGCTACCGCACCATTACAACAGCATATTATCGAGGGGCCATGGGTTTTATCCTTATGTATGACATCACTAACGAGGAGTCCTTCAACAGCGTCCAGGACTG GTGCACCCAGATCAAAACTTATTCCTGGGAAAACGCTCAGGTGGTGCTGGTTGGCAACAAATGCGATATGGACGGTGAGCGGGTGGTGTCCATAGAAAGGGGAAAACAACTTGCCGATCAACTAG gacTTGAGTTCTTTGAGACTTCAGCCAAGGAAAATATAAATGTGAAAGCAGTATTCGAGAAACTTGTCGAAATTATTTGCGATAAAATGGCAGAAAGCTTGGATAAG GATCCACAACAACAGCCAAAAGGCCAACGGCTGGATGCGACGACTAATCAGAAACCGCCCACGCAACAGTGCAATTGCTAG